Proteins encoded in a region of the Paramagnetospirillum magneticum AMB-1 genome:
- a CDS encoding ATP-binding protein, with protein sequence MKTGPIWSIIAPQPSQGPQDVDIDLGTTSSGTPALMSLEELLATRLLVQGNSGSGKSHLLRRLIEQSAQAVQQVVIDPEGDFANLAQVFGHIVIDAGAQSENGMRLIASRARQMRVSVVVNLEHLDTERQMRHAGAFLNGLFDTDRQYWTPVLVVVDEAQLFAPAVAGEVADDARKTSLEAMTNLMCRGRKRGLAGIIATQRLAKLAKNVAAEASNFLMGRTFLDIDMQRAADLLGIDRRQAEVFRDLERGRFVGLGPALSRRSITIRIGDVQTRSHAGGAQLMPLPERTPEEARGLLFKANTPPPAPYVPEMGMGTEALLATMEHSPPAPVPQAPPAPAPLAVAEDGEAPPLSVAPPPVQVPPLPAPDKGAGIDGVLDQLFSESSALGRSVSSLYDDFLARCRTQRLPGRVLDITHFRRRLVLAQAGVTPAIAALPGWDKAVSTATGLEEQFQGIYLHLAAAAAQSLPCPSDSMITQAFGSHSPRRALAALARMQQMGVIEIYEELSGERVIVLPALQWRTAPGHANDVLAWSG encoded by the coding sequence ATGAAAACCGGGCCGATATGGTCTATCATCGCGCCCCAACCTTCTCAGGGTCCCCAAGACGTGGATATAGATCTCGGTACGACTTCCTCCGGCACCCCGGCCCTCATGTCGCTCGAGGAGTTGCTTGCCACCCGCCTGCTGGTCCAGGGCAATTCCGGCAGCGGCAAGTCGCATCTGCTGCGCCGCCTGATCGAGCAGAGCGCCCAGGCGGTCCAGCAGGTGGTGATCGATCCCGAGGGGGACTTCGCCAATCTGGCCCAGGTGTTCGGGCATATCGTCATCGACGCCGGCGCCCAGAGCGAGAACGGCATGCGCCTGATCGCCAGCCGGGCGCGGCAGATGCGGGTCTCGGTGGTGGTTAACCTGGAGCACCTGGACACAGAGCGCCAGATGCGCCACGCCGGGGCCTTTCTCAACGGATTGTTCGACACCGACCGCCAGTACTGGACCCCGGTGCTGGTGGTGGTGGACGAGGCCCAGCTGTTCGCCCCGGCCGTGGCGGGCGAGGTGGCCGACGACGCGCGCAAGACCTCGCTGGAGGCCATGACCAACCTGATGTGCCGTGGCCGCAAACGCGGCCTGGCCGGCATCATCGCCACCCAGCGCCTAGCCAAGCTGGCCAAGAACGTCGCCGCCGAGGCCAGCAACTTCCTGATGGGGCGCACCTTCCTCGACATCGACATGCAGCGGGCCGCCGACCTGCTGGGCATCGACCGCCGACAGGCCGAGGTGTTCCGCGACCTGGAGCGCGGACGTTTCGTCGGCCTGGGTCCCGCCCTGTCGCGCCGCTCCATCACCATCCGCATCGGCGACGTGCAGACCCGCAGCCATGCCGGCGGCGCCCAGCTGATGCCGCTGCCCGAGCGGACGCCGGAGGAGGCAAGAGGGCTGCTGTTCAAGGCCAACACCCCGCCCCCCGCGCCGTATGTGCCGGAAATGGGCATGGGCACCGAGGCGCTGCTGGCCACCATGGAGCACAGCCCCCCGGCACCGGTGCCGCAGGCGCCGCCGGCTCCCGCGCCCCTGGCCGTGGCCGAAGACGGCGAGGCCCCGCCTCTTTCCGTCGCTCCGCCCCCCGTGCAGGTCCCCCCCCTGCCCGCCCCCGACAAGGGCGCGGGCATCGACGGCGTCCTCGACCAGTTGTTCAGCGAGAGCAGCGCCCTCGGGCGCTCGGTGTCGAGCCTCTACGATGATTTCCTGGCGCGATGCCGCACCCAGCGCCTGCCCGGTCGGGTGCTGGACATCACTCATTTCCGCCGCCGGCTGGTCCTGGCCCAGGCAGGCGTGACGCCGGCCATCGCCGCCCTGCCCGGATGGGACAAGGCGGTCAGCACCGCCACCGGCCTGGAAGAGCAGTTCCAGGGCATCTACCTGCATCTGGCGGCGGCGGCGGCCCAATCCCTGCCGTGCCCCAGCGATTCCATGATCACCCAGGCCTTCGGCAGCCACTCGCCCCGCCGCGCCCTGGCCGCCCTGGCCCGCATGCAGCAGATGGGGGTTATCGAGATCTACGAGGAGCTGAGCGGCGAGCGGGTCATCGTCCTGCCCGCCCTGCAATGGCGGACGGCGCCGGGCCACGCCAACGACGTCCTGGCCTGGAGCGGCTGA
- a CDS encoding helix-turn-helix domain-containing protein, whose amino-acid sequence MSDVQETAKVIPLRPAKAAKASEAKWGTAVMNMGFAIIPSLLLRAQQRLGLNPTQLAVLLQLCDYWWDEKRKPFPSKEALSQRLGLSTRQVQRHIADLEKADLVKRIERIGRHGGKLSNTYDLSGLVKRLQALEPEFRQVEEENRQRREEVGQPRHRRRIIGRIDPTP is encoded by the coding sequence ATGAGTGATGTACAGGAAACGGCCAAAGTGATTCCCCTGCGCCCGGCCAAGGCCGCCAAAGCCTCGGAGGCTAAATGGGGAACGGCGGTGATGAACATGGGATTTGCCATCATCCCGTCGTTGCTCCTGCGTGCTCAGCAGCGGCTGGGGCTGAATCCTACGCAGTTGGCCGTGCTCTTGCAGCTTTGCGATTACTGGTGGGATGAAAAGCGCAAGCCGTTTCCCAGCAAGGAAGCGCTCTCTCAACGGCTGGGATTGAGTACCCGGCAGGTGCAGCGCCATATCGCTGATCTGGAGAAGGCCGATTTGGTCAAGCGCATCGAACGAATTGGCAGACATGGCGGCAAGCTCAGCAATACCTACGATCTCTCCGGTCTGGTCAAGCGCCTACAAGCGCTTGAACCTGAATTTCGACAAGTCGAGGAAGAGAATCGCCAGCGTCGAGAAGAGGTGGGCCAGCCTCGTCATCGAAGGCGCATCATCGGACGAATCGATCCTACCCCCTGA
- a CDS encoding Abi family protein, which produces MSVKPFSLDDTVIRALATSLSPERMATYVAAAGGDQEKALRLYTWNTAVSAAFYGPLQGVEVALRNAMHRELSATYGVDWYDDPRCGLDAGTLSRIAGAKDELRRENYVVDPPHVVAALSFGFWVALLGRGGHPQGGAGPKRNYEMTLWRPSLFRAFPNAKLSRSQVHSPLNYMRTLRNRIAHHEPIFSRHLDADYQSILSVTGWICPSTRDWIAHHSRVDDILARPQDGDDLRF; this is translated from the coding sequence ATGTCCGTCAAGCCTTTCTCCCTCGACGATACCGTAATCCGGGCACTGGCAACGTCTCTGTCCCCGGAGCGCATGGCTACCTATGTCGCTGCGGCCGGTGGCGACCAGGAGAAGGCGTTGCGGCTCTACACCTGGAATACGGCGGTCAGCGCAGCGTTCTATGGCCCCTTGCAGGGGGTGGAGGTCGCCCTGCGCAATGCCATGCATAGGGAATTGTCCGCCACTTACGGTGTCGATTGGTATGACGATCCGCGCTGCGGCCTGGATGCCGGTACGCTCAGCCGAATCGCCGGCGCCAAGGATGAACTGAGGCGGGAAAATTATGTCGTCGATCCGCCCCATGTAGTCGCGGCGTTGTCGTTTGGCTTCTGGGTGGCGTTGCTGGGGCGCGGCGGCCATCCGCAGGGTGGTGCTGGCCCCAAGCGGAATTACGAAATGACCCTGTGGCGCCCCAGCCTGTTCCGGGCCTTTCCTAACGCCAAGCTTAGCCGAAGCCAAGTCCATAGCCCTCTGAATTACATGCGCACCCTACGAAATCGCATCGCCCATCACGAGCCGATTTTTTCCCGGCACCTCGATGCGGATTACCAGAGCATTCTGTCGGTTACCGGCTGGATTTGCCCAAGTACCCGCGACTGGATCGCCCACCACAGCCGTGTCGATGATATTCTTGCTCGGCCACAGGATGGTGATGATCTGCGATTTTGA
- a CDS encoding DUF3732 domain-containing protein, with protein sequence MTLQLRAIALYSHSDERREVMFDLGCLNIVTGGPQTGKSSLLRIVDYCWGRSDFVVSGGGVIRDTVAWFSILLDRDGEGIFIARPNAEPGGRSSDEIYFQRNVAVLPDSSKGFHKNVTADGLRDHLSILLGISENVYEPDRRTTQRPALEASASQAIFFCLQAQYEIADPRLLFHRQGEDGITAAIRDTLPYFVGAMGDDHYINQKRYADARARLRDREREFNDAQALSSKASVTAESLLGEAKRVGLVPPDVFADTPVQLREILATAAAPRERAYAKMDDPAADLTDLEDRRQRLREELQNIRDEIGDLKRLEREASDYVAEAHEQQVRLSAIGLVSGEGDHPDRCPLCESHLATPVPSVTDITRSLAGLGRQLNSVHRDNPRLQGRIAELEAKRTDIEGLHRAVQSDIAARIADNERLRIEQDQFTEQARIAGRIGYYLENVRTVTSNDGLKLEVARLRAEVAALEKKLDLDLLEERLTTALGFVGRDLTDIAGTLALEHGNNPLRLDRRRLTVVADTIKGPLMLPNIGSGANWVGYHVAAHLALHKLFRARHRPVPAFLMLDQPSQAYYPPDRDVGEVDVHDEDQIAVTRLYQLLLDYCTTTETPMQIIVVDHVELLQDWFRGAMRQRWRDGIKLVPVSWLSQEVDEE encoded by the coding sequence ATGACCCTGCAATTACGCGCTATCGCCCTTTATTCCCACAGTGATGAGCGCCGAGAGGTGATGTTCGACCTTGGCTGCCTCAATATCGTTACGGGTGGGCCGCAGACCGGTAAATCAAGTCTCCTTCGGATTGTCGATTATTGCTGGGGGAGAAGTGATTTCGTCGTGTCGGGAGGCGGCGTAATCCGCGACACCGTAGCGTGGTTTTCCATCCTCCTTGACCGCGATGGCGAAGGAATATTTATCGCACGACCCAACGCGGAGCCAGGTGGCCGCTCCAGCGACGAGATCTATTTTCAACGGAACGTCGCCGTGCTGCCCGACAGCTCCAAGGGTTTCCACAAGAATGTGACCGCCGATGGCTTGCGCGATCACCTGTCGATCTTGCTCGGCATATCCGAGAACGTTTACGAGCCTGATCGGCGAACGACGCAGCGCCCCGCACTGGAAGCATCGGCCAGCCAGGCCATCTTCTTCTGCCTTCAGGCCCAGTATGAAATCGCCGACCCACGCCTGCTCTTTCATCGGCAAGGGGAAGACGGCATTACCGCCGCCATCCGCGATACGCTTCCCTATTTTGTCGGGGCCATGGGAGACGACCACTACATCAATCAGAAGCGATATGCGGACGCACGGGCACGTCTGCGCGACCGGGAGCGGGAATTCAATGATGCCCAGGCACTCTCAAGCAAGGCGTCCGTCACTGCGGAATCACTGCTGGGAGAGGCGAAGCGGGTGGGGCTGGTTCCTCCGGATGTGTTCGCCGACACCCCGGTTCAATTGCGGGAAATCCTCGCCACCGCCGCTGCTCCGCGTGAGCGGGCTTACGCCAAGATGGACGACCCGGCAGCCGACCTCACCGATCTTGAAGATCGCCGCCAGAGACTGCGGGAAGAGTTGCAGAACATCCGGGACGAAATCGGCGACCTCAAACGACTTGAACGGGAAGCCTCCGATTATGTGGCTGAAGCCCATGAGCAGCAAGTCAGGTTGAGCGCGATCGGACTTGTGTCAGGCGAAGGCGATCATCCGGATCGCTGCCCCCTTTGCGAAAGTCATCTTGCCACCCCGGTACCGTCAGTAACCGACATCACGCGTTCCTTGGCGGGCTTGGGGCGACAATTGAATTCGGTACACCGCGATAATCCCCGCCTTCAAGGCCGTATCGCCGAACTGGAGGCGAAGCGCACGGATATCGAAGGACTCCACCGGGCAGTTCAGAGCGATATCGCGGCGCGTATCGCTGATAACGAACGTCTTCGCATTGAGCAGGACCAATTTACCGAACAGGCCCGCATCGCCGGACGCATCGGCTACTACCTCGAAAATGTGCGTACCGTCACCTCGAACGACGGCCTGAAACTGGAAGTCGCCCGCCTGCGGGCCGAGGTCGCGGCTCTCGAAAAGAAGCTCGATCTGGATTTGCTGGAGGAACGCCTGACCACGGCCCTTGGTTTTGTTGGACGCGATCTGACGGATATTGCCGGAACCCTGGCGTTGGAGCACGGCAACAACCCGCTTCGGCTCGACAGACGCCGCCTCACCGTGGTGGCCGATACCATCAAGGGACCACTGATGCTGCCCAATATCGGCAGCGGGGCCAATTGGGTCGGTTACCATGTGGCGGCTCATTTGGCTCTGCACAAGTTGTTCCGTGCCCGCCATCGGCCTGTCCCCGCCTTCCTGATGCTGGATCAGCCTTCCCAGGCCTATTACCCGCCAGATCGGGATGTGGGAGAGGTCGATGTCCATGACGAAGACCAGATCGCGGTCACACGTCTCTACCAACTGCTCCTGGACTATTGCACGACGACGGAAACGCCAATGCAGATCATCGTCGTGGATCACGTCGAATTGTTACAGGATTGGTTCCGAGGGGCGATGCGTCAGCGTTGGCGTGACGGGATCAAGCTGGTGCCAGTTTCCTGGTTGTCGCAGGAGGTGGATGAGGAATAG
- a CDS encoding three component ABC system middle component, with amino-acid sequence MAEARSLLPWHNRPSEEAALLNPAFCGELIARAAQEYERLAERPFPLPFAFLILPLVLHLPTRQALPGRANTTFATWSADHDVLLAELPERAMSLRAVTREALLFLVQHKALALGPDGLSRGVSPLKLSAKLPVDSEDVASTRRAAGLLGRWFANQGTVTTILQTMGVTP; translated from the coding sequence ATGGCGGAGGCGCGCTCCCTTCTGCCTTGGCACAATCGCCCTTCCGAGGAGGCGGCGCTGCTCAACCCGGCCTTCTGCGGGGAATTGATTGCGCGGGCGGCACAGGAATACGAACGCTTGGCGGAACGGCCATTTCCATTGCCATTCGCATTCCTCATCCTTCCGCTGGTTCTGCATCTGCCAACCCGCCAGGCGCTACCCGGTAGGGCGAATACCACGTTCGCAACATGGTCCGCCGACCATGATGTCCTGCTGGCGGAATTGCCGGAGCGGGCGATGTCTCTTCGCGCGGTTACGCGGGAGGCGCTTCTTTTTCTCGTTCAGCACAAGGCATTGGCGCTCGGGCCGGACGGACTGAGCCGGGGAGTGTCGCCCCTCAAGCTTTCGGCCAAATTGCCTGTAGATTCCGAAGACGTTGCTTCGACCCGCCGGGCTGCGGGGTTACTCGGCCGCTGGTTCGCTAACCAGGGAACGGTCACCACCATTCTCCAAACCATGGGCGTGACGCCATGA
- a CDS encoding ABC-three component system protein: protein MADGTDFSAAGSAAGYLYQARLALALCLRHANSGTPVEVGIERLDDISFEINGTPLELLQTKHHLDRAASLSDYSVDLWKTLRIWSEATQVDPSLPQRTCFVLVTTGVTPEGQAAAKLRSLHLCTRDPVGAADTLTKVAEGGRNAALLPAYSAFLALTPTMRIALLSAVEVLDGHATLADLNQVIEDGPLRIIAPRGKAAQARELLEGWWWPRICTALMEKPSAPISILDLEAKLDDIRDQMKRDALVADFEHADLPDTHEAEYEGRPFVRQLKAIGVGGNRIQFAKRDFYRAFAQRSKWVREHVVLDGEITHFEATLIEEWQPRFERMRERHAGEPTDSTTLRHAGQDLYQWVESDTHFPFRAQVHRFLNVGSYHMLANELKVGWHRDFADLCKDEDG, encoded by the coding sequence ATGGCTGACGGCACTGACTTTAGCGCGGCAGGATCAGCGGCGGGCTATCTTTATCAGGCCCGGCTCGCTCTCGCGTTGTGTTTGAGACACGCCAATTCGGGAACTCCCGTCGAGGTTGGAATCGAACGGCTTGACGACATCTCGTTCGAGATCAACGGAACCCCGCTCGAACTCCTCCAGACCAAGCACCATTTGGATCGGGCGGCAAGCCTGTCCGACTACAGTGTTGATCTCTGGAAGACATTGCGCATCTGGTCAGAGGCGACACAGGTCGATCCCTCTCTCCCGCAGCGGACATGTTTCGTCCTGGTGACCACCGGGGTGACGCCAGAGGGACAGGCCGCCGCTAAGCTGCGGTCGCTCCACCTTTGTACACGCGATCCTGTCGGAGCCGCCGATACCCTGACCAAAGTTGCCGAAGGCGGGAGGAACGCCGCGCTCCTGCCGGCCTACTCAGCCTTCCTGGCTTTGACGCCGACAATGCGGATCGCCCTGCTCAGTGCCGTCGAGGTGCTTGACGGTCACGCAACCCTTGCCGATCTGAACCAAGTCATTGAGGACGGTCCTCTCCGCATTATTGCCCCTCGCGGCAAGGCTGCCCAAGCCCGGGAACTGCTGGAAGGATGGTGGTGGCCACGCATCTGCACGGCACTGATGGAAAAGCCGTCTGCACCGATCTCGATCCTGGACCTGGAAGCCAAGCTTGACGACATCCGCGACCAGATGAAGCGGGACGCGCTGGTGGCTGATTTTGAGCATGCTGATCTGCCCGACACCCACGAAGCCGAGTACGAAGGGCGCCCATTCGTTCGTCAGCTGAAAGCAATCGGTGTCGGCGGCAATCGCATCCAATTCGCCAAGCGAGATTTTTACCGAGCCTTTGCCCAGAGATCGAAATGGGTCCGGGAGCATGTGGTTCTCGACGGCGAGATCACCCACTTCGAGGCCACTCTGATCGAGGAATGGCAGCCCCGATTCGAAAGAATGCGGGAACGGCATGCTGGGGAGCCGACCGATAGCACCACGCTTCGGCATGCCGGGCAGGATCTTTACCAATGGGTTGAAAGCGATACCCACTTTCCGTTTCGCGCCCAGGTTCATCGATTCCTGAATGTTGGCTCTTATCACATGCTGGCCAACGAGCTGAAGGTGGGTTGGCACCGGGATTTCGCCGACCTGTGCAAGGATGAGGACGGCTGA
- a CDS encoding helix-turn-helix transcriptional regulator, with the protein MSIVEHWVDTPEVGCRTVVRRHPETFAHHALGDGADFFYVCSEGVPDINYKKVVMPHDAQLWIRVFLAGGDECLRPGISAPIVTDEERFSVGICRHPASFYRALPGGGSFEHVALALTPDRLRDYFGDTRCPLPLARMLDDRPETLALTPTRTAHMGRIVHDVRGAPYRGKALDFFLQGKVLEMLSAVVDVLDQGGGGDERVLGRERRRLLDVRDLLLANLTSPPDLVTVAHQVGSSPRRLNEAFRSEFGMTVQQWLLDQKMALAARLLIVGELSIKEIAYRLGYANRSAFTAAFSQHFGAPPAGFRDGQAMPHRASGTPS; encoded by the coding sequence ATGTCGATTGTCGAACATTGGGTTGATACCCCAGAGGTGGGGTGTAGAACGGTGGTCCGTCGGCACCCGGAGACGTTCGCCCACCATGCGTTGGGGGACGGCGCAGATTTCTTTTATGTATGTTCGGAAGGAGTGCCGGACATCAATTATAAGAAAGTCGTGATGCCCCATGATGCCCAGCTGTGGATTCGGGTGTTTCTCGCGGGGGGCGACGAATGTCTCCGGCCAGGAATCAGCGCCCCCATTGTGACTGATGAGGAGCGGTTCAGCGTCGGCATCTGCCGCCACCCGGCATCATTCTATCGAGCCCTGCCGGGAGGGGGCAGCTTCGAGCATGTCGCTTTGGCGCTGACCCCGGATCGGTTACGTGATTATTTCGGTGATACGCGTTGCCCACTTCCCTTGGCCAGAATGCTTGATGATCGTCCCGAGACGCTGGCCCTCACTCCGACTCGAACCGCACATATGGGGCGCATCGTGCACGATGTTCGCGGCGCCCCTTATCGCGGTAAAGCCCTGGATTTCTTCCTTCAGGGCAAGGTTCTGGAAATGTTGTCGGCGGTGGTTGACGTCCTGGACCAGGGGGGCGGCGGAGATGAACGGGTTCTTGGCCGAGAGCGGCGACGGCTTTTGGACGTGCGTGACCTGCTGCTGGCCAATCTGACCTCTCCGCCAGATCTGGTCACGGTGGCGCATCAGGTTGGTTCGTCGCCCCGCCGGTTGAACGAAGCGTTCCGCAGTGAATTCGGCATGACCGTACAACAGTGGCTTCTGGACCAGAAGATGGCCTTGGCCGCCCGGTTGCTGATTGTGGGGGAATTGTCCATCAAGGAAATCGCCTACAGGCTGGGATATGCCAACCGCAGCGCTTTCACGGCGGCCTTTTCTCAGCATTTCGGCGCTCCCCCAGCCGGATTCCGTGACGGGCAGGCGATGCCTCATCGCGCATCAGGCACGCCCTCCTAA
- a CDS encoding helix-turn-helix transcriptional regulator produces the protein MSDDVQHLHIGQGLDVILTPPCARKERLKAVVQLTTSDGRTVEAGGDYTLVARVSSARLRIMLGHGNDHGSSLNQLLRGGYGQIEIANSALVRRVAEDIARTPYRGAAFNLYVQSKVIELLVNEVSISEEGDDQRIAYAVRDMLLADPVSPPSMAEISRMMGVPPRKLNAQFRAIFGMTAFEWLVDWRLIRARDLVMDGGVTIKDIAFSLGYSHVPTFSAAFTRRFGVAPSRFKAMRAQEQLS, from the coding sequence ATGTCCGATGATGTCCAGCATCTTCATATCGGCCAAGGATTGGACGTAATCCTAACGCCTCCCTGTGCGCGGAAGGAACGTCTGAAGGCCGTCGTCCAACTCACCACATCCGATGGGCGGACTGTGGAGGCGGGCGGTGATTATACCTTGGTGGCACGAGTTTCCTCTGCTCGGCTGCGGATCATGCTTGGGCATGGGAATGACCATGGCTCTAGCTTGAACCAGCTGCTGCGCGGTGGATACGGACAGATCGAAATCGCCAATTCCGCATTGGTGCGTCGTGTCGCCGAAGATATCGCCCGCACACCTTATCGCGGGGCGGCTTTCAATCTTTACGTCCAGAGCAAGGTCATCGAACTGCTGGTAAACGAGGTCTCGATCTCGGAGGAGGGCGATGATCAGCGTATTGCCTATGCCGTTCGTGACATGCTTCTGGCTGATCCGGTATCGCCGCCGTCCATGGCCGAAATCTCGCGCATGATGGGCGTACCTCCCCGCAAGCTCAATGCCCAGTTCCGCGCCATTTTCGGCATGACCGCCTTTGAATGGCTGGTCGATTGGCGTCTGATCCGTGCCCGCGATCTGGTGATGGATGGCGGCGTCACGATCAAGGATATCGCCTTCTCGCTGGGCTATTCGCACGTCCCCACCTTTTCCGCCGCCTTTACCCGCCGCTTTGGCGTTGCGCCGTCCCGATTTAAGGCGATGCGCGCACAGGAGCAATTATCATGA